The DNA sequence TATTTTCTCCAGCATATTCTGTACCGCCGATGAGAACCATCTTCTTGGTAAAGTTTACCGCAATGATCGTTTCAGAGTTACAACCCATTGTGGCAGGATCAGCCTTGAAACTTGGCAGGTTGATAACAGAAAATTCTGGGTCGAAATCTTCTAACTCAGAGAGATCTGGGCGGATTAACATCGTGCGACAGAAGAGACTGTGCCAAGCGAATTCACCGATCATTCTTACGCTAATTTGGTGGTTTTTGTCTGCACCGGCATAGACGTCCTGTACGAAGAGATCTTTTCCTTTGGCGTGGTCGATAAAGGCCGCATAGATTGTCTCCCAGTTTTCAGGAGTGATAGGGCTGTTCACTTTTCCCCACCATACGGTATTTTCTGTAGTCTCGTCTCTTACGGTGAATTTATCATTTGCTGAGCGGCCAGTTTTTGCCCCGGTCTTTACGACGAGAGGGCCGTGGGCCGCCACTTCTGATTCGCCACGCTTTAAAGACTCTTCATAGAGCTGCGCCGCATTCAAATTCCAGTATTCAGAAGAAATTTCTGTGAGACCCTGTTTTTCAAGGCCCACCTTACTTGGTGAGTTTCCGTAAATAGACAAGACTATACCTCCAAAACAGACATGATTAGTGCCTGTATAATTTTTAGTGCAGCAAATTTGGGACCAGCTGCTATAAAAAAGAATTGGATAACCAATTCGTTCATCTCTGATAAACATTTTCAGCGTTTAAAATCAAGCAAAAATAATTATGGGCAAGCCGATCGCATATTGTGTAGAATAAGGCGTAACCCTTATTTAGACATGTTGCTGTCTTTTTTTGGTCTTAAAAAGAGTGAAAGCTTTCAGAAAGTTACAATTAATAAGTAACAGAGATTGCAAATATTTCAGCACTCGATAGACTGAATAAAACGACCGCTAGGGGGACCTATGACAGCTACAATTGCCTTGGTTGATGATGACCGTAATATTTTAACGTCCGTAACGATTGCCCTCGAATCAGAGGGTTTTCGTGTCAGAACTTATCCTGATGGCCAGAAGGCCTATGATGCGCTTTCAAAAAATCCGGCCGATTTAGCCGTGTTTGATATTAAGATGCCAAGAATGGACGGAATGGAATTGCTGCGGAAAATTCGCGAAGTTAGTGACATGCCCGTAATTTTTCTAACCAGTAAAGACGAAGAAATTGATCAACTTCTGGGATTGCGCATGGGGGCAGATGATTATATTGGTAAGCCTTTTTCCCAGCGGCTTTTGATTGAGCGCATTCGGGCTCTTCTACGACGGACGGAAATGCGTGCAAAACCACCATCAGATCGCAAAAATGACGCAGTTGAAATTTCTGAAGAAGAAGTCATGGTGCGCGGCCACTTAGAACTTGATAGTCTCCGTCATTCTGTAAAATGGAAAGATCAATCGGTTACCCTTACCGTCACAGAATTTTTGATATTGCAGTCATTAACGCAGCACCCTGGTCACGTAAAAAGTCGTGATAATTTGATGGATAGTGCCTATTCTGACGATGTCTATGTGGATGATAGAACCATAGATAGTCATATCAAACGCCTGCGCAAAAAATTCAGAAAAGTGGATGGGGAGTTTTCAGCCATTGAAACCCTTTACGGTGTGGGATATCGTTATAAACAAGATTAGTAAAATCTTGAGAGGACGATTGCGTGGTTCCACCAAAACATAAGAGTGATCAAAAAGCCGGTTTATCTTCCGGTCTTTATACACGTGGGTATTCGCCGCTTATGTTCAGGGTTATGTTGATTAACCTATTGGCGGTGGTTATCCTCGCTGGCGGTGTTCTTTATGTGAACCAGTTTCGATATGAACTTTTACAACGCACGACCGCTAACTTAGAAGTACAAGCCGAAATTATCGCGGCAGCTATTGGAGAAGCCGCCCAAGGGGATGAGGATATTGACAGTTCTGTTGCACGTCCCATTATCAACAGACTTGTCGGGCCGACGAATGTCAGGGCTCGTTTGTTCAGCACTGAAGAGAAACTCATTATCGATAGCCGGTTTCTATCAGGTGAAAATAAAGTGATTGCTGAGCCCTTGCCTGACCCCCGCGACGAGCAGTCATTACTGCAACGGTTTGAAGAATCACTCTATCGGGCCATAGATTATTTTGCAGATCAAAAAGAATTCCCTCTTCAAAATGAAGAGACTGGCCCGAACGCCTTTGCATTACCTGAAGTAAAAAAAGCCCTTGAAGGCATGCCTGAAACAATTTTGAGACGTCAACAGGACGGCCTAATTGTTGTAAATATCGCTTTGCCAATTCAGCGGTTTAGACGCGTGCTTGGCTCCTTGCATATCAGCGCTACGACGGAAGATATTGAGGCTATCGTCAGGGCTGAACAATTCTCTATTATACGAGTGTTCTTATATGCATTTGCCGTTACGTTGATGCTTTCATTTTTCTTAGGACGTACTTTGGCCACGCCGATAAGAACACTGGCTCGTGCTGCTGTTCGGGTGAGGCGAGGTATTGGGAAAGAAGTCAGTTTACCAGAATTTTCTCAACGAAAAGATGAGATCGGCGACCTGTCTCGGGCTCTTTCCGATATGACGCGGGCTCTTTATAATCAAATTGATGCTGTAGAGCGCTTTGCAGCTGACGTAGCACATGAATTGAAGAACCCTCTCACAAGTATGCGGAGTGCTTTAGAAACCATTAAACTGACCGATAAAAAAGAACATAAAGAGCGCTTACTGGCAATTTTAGAGGACGATGTTCAGCGCCTTGATCGGTTGATCTCAGACATTTCAGATGCGTCGCGTCTTGATGCAGAATTAACGCGTTCTAAAATGGACCCGGTTGATTTAGAAGTATTGCTCAAGAATATGATTCACACTTATCAGCAAACCTCATGCGCTGAGGGGCCATTAATTGAGATGAAGGCGTCGGATGGAAAAGACTATAAAGTTTTGGGAATTGAGGAGCGTTTAAGCCAAGTATGGCGTAATATTATCGATAACGCCTTAACTTTCACACCTCAGGATAAAACTATTCGGCTAGAGCTCAGCAGTAATGAAAAGTTGATCACTATCCGTATTGAAGATGAAGGTCAGGGTCTCAGTAAAGGGGCCGAGGATAAGATATTTAAACGCTTTTATTCTGAAAGACCCGACCATGATGATCATCATGCTCTATCGGGGGGCGGGGGGCATTCTGGCCTGGGACTGGCGATCTCAAAGCAGGTCGTGGAAGCCCACGGCGGTACAATTCATGCCTCCAATAGAATGACCGACAAGGAAGAGATCTTGGGAGCAAGATTTGAAGTGCGACTTCCTGCAATGCACCGCGAATAGAATAATCTTTCAAAAGCGCATTTCTTACTTGACCCTGCCGGGACATATAGTCAATGTAGGCATAGGTCCCGCGTAAAACACAGTTGTTCAATTTAACTTCAGGGGACTTTCCATGCAAGGTCACACCAAACATTCTTATTTTTCATCCGCTTGGTCAAAAGCATCTGACTTTTTGCAAGACCCGGCTCTGCTAGATTCATGCGAATCCGCCTTGAAAGGAACAGCTAAGGAGCTTGTTCAAAAACGCGCACTTCGTATGCAAGCACAATTGGGGACTGTGAATGAAGGTGAAAATCTAGAGAAATTAAGAACGGTTTTACGGCGGTTGAAAGACGGCCATGGGGGCACACGGAATTTTATTGAATTTCAACAGCTTTGTAGCCAGGAACTGGGAGGGATTGTTCTTACAGCTCACCCAACCTTTGCCTTTCACGAAGATGTGCGCAATAGCATCAAAGACGGCTTGCTCTCAGGCGAGACAACAGCATTTGAGAATTTAAGGCCAGAAGGCTCGCCGACTCTTGAAGAAGAACGTAATCAAGCGGAAGAGGCAGTGCACAATCTACGGTCTGCACATCGAAAGGTGATCCGAATTGCTTTTGAAGTGGCACAGGAGGCCTATCCAGAGGAGTGGCATGAGTTTGATCCGTGTATTTTAACGCTGGCCAGTTGGGTTGGTTTTGATCTTGATGGTCGAACAGATATTACTTGGTCTACTAGTCTAGACTTCAGATATCATCTAGCACTTGAGGGGCTCACAGATTTAATAGTGAAAGCCGATGAAATTCTTGGGCAGTGTGACAATAACAATTTGAAAATTGTTAGAGAACAGCTGCAATTCTTATTGGAAACATTTACGAAAGGTCGCTCTCTTCTACAGGAAGAAGAAGCGGCTGATCAGCAAACTTTCGCACAGCTTAATCATGTCGCTATGGAACATAAGGTTCAGAAAGAGGCGGCTATTGAGAAAATTGAAGACGCTTTAGGCCATTTAATGAAAGCCGAAGCCAGTGATCAAGCCTTGATTGATTTCGGTGTCTTCCGCGCTGAATGGAAAACATTTGGACTTGGCCTCTGTCATATTCATTTTCGCTTAAATGCGGCTCAGCTGCATAATGCGATCAGAGGTAAGATAGGGCTGACTCGTTCTCCTGATCGCAGTGCTAGTCGTCGACATTACCTTGCAGCAATCAGTAAATTACTCGATACCGTTGAGCCAGTGAATATACACTATGGAACACTGAACAAAGAAAAAACAACAGCTAGACGTGTCTTTATGCTGGCAGCACAATTTGAGAAGCATTTTGATGGGCGAACACCTATTCGTATGCTTGTGGCAGAATCAGATACGCCTTTTACCATGCTGACGGCGCTTTATTATGCTCGCTTGTTCGATGTTGATGATCATGTGGAAATTTCTCCGCTGTTTGAAACGGCTCTTGGATTGCAGCGCGGTGATCGAGTGATTGATGAGTTATTGGATAATCCACATTTTGATCGATATATAAGAAAACAGGGGCGTTTTTGTGTACAGCTAGGGTTCTCTGATAGCGGCCGTTACATTGGTCAACTCGCAGCGAATTTAGCCATTGAGCGCTTTAAGTTGAGGTTAACACGCCTGTGGAAGAAACGAGGCCTGACTGATGTGCAATTGCTTTTCTTTGATACCCACGGAGAAAGTATAGGACGCGGTGCACACCCTGCAAGTTTGCAAGACCGCTTCCTCTATACGCATACTCCAGAGGTAAGACGGAATTTATCCGGGTTGCTCGTGCCTCATAAACACGAAGTGAGCTTTCAAGGGGGCGATGGATATTTGTGGTTTACAAGCCCAGAGTCTTCCCTCGCGGTGCTCACGAACTTCCTAGACGCTCGCTTATCAAGCCGTCAGGTTGATGATGGGGATCATCTCTATTCCTATAGTGGTTGGTCGCTTGATTACTTTTTAACACTTCGTGAATTTCAAGAGCAAATGAGTGATAGTTCGGGCTATGTCGCGCTTGTAGACAGTATTGGTCGAAATATGCTTTACCCAACCGGATCACGGGCCACAAAGCGACAAGGGCCTGGTTCTGGTGGGCAAGAAATGGAAAAAGTTTCTCAGTTGAGAGCTATTCCCCATAATGCCACGCTGCAACAGCTGGGCTACATGGCGAATAGTGTAGCGGGTCTGGCGCCGGCTATTGATTTTGCTTCTGAGCGCTTTTCAACAGTCTATGAAAATTCACCGCGCTTGAGGCGCCTTGTTGATATAGCCATGCATGCCGCAAAATATTCCTCGGTCCATGTTCTTCGTGGATATCAGGAGATGATGAATAGTGATAGCTGGCTAACTCTCTCAGAATCCATAGAGAATCAAGATCAGAAAGAAAGAATGAGGCGGCTTTCTAATACTCTTGAAGATATGTTCAGGCAGGAAAAGCTTGCCCACGAAGTGCGTAAGCTTCGTCGTGACGGAGAACAGCTGAATGATATTCTGTCCGATGAGGCCAGCCCAATTATCGGTGATGCAAAGCATTCTGATGTTTGGTGTCAACTTCATGAGACACGCATGGCTCTTTTGCAATTTATCTATATGAAAGCAATGGAAATTCCGCGTTTCAGCAGTCGGCTAGATATTTCTTTGAAGGATATGCTTGATGATCTTTTCCATCTTGATATAGAATCCTCACTGGATAAATTAGAAAAAATCTTTCCTCTGGATGTTAAACATAGTGACGATATCGCTTACGGCGAAGATCAAACCTTCGAGGATCGCTACCAAGGATATGACAGGGAGCATGAAAGAATTTTCAAACCCATTAGAAAAGCCTATGATTTGGTGCTGACAATTTCTGCCTTACTGGGGCATGAGATTGGTGCTTTTGGCTAAAGGAGGTCTATGCTTGTCCATGGAACAGCCCTAGAAGTGAATGGTCAAGCAATTCTGCTACGCGGTGCTAGTGGCGCTGGGAAGTCTGATTTGGCTTTGCGATTACTAGCGAAAGGGGCAAAACTCATTGGGGATGATTATGTTGTTCTTTCTCAAGCGGATCGGTCAGTCTTTGTCCGTGCAGCGCCTGAGCTTCATGGCATGCTGGAAGTGAGAGGGGTAGGCATTATCTATGTCTCTGAGGTTTTACCACTTGATACGCCCTATCCCTTGTTTGCCGTTGTCGATCTTTGTGACCGAGAGGATGTGCCACGTATGCCAGAAGATGAAGATGCACAGACAGAGATTTTAGGCATTGCAGTAAAAAGATTGGCGCTTCACTCTTTTGATGCTTCCACCCCACTAAAAATTGCATTAGTCTGTGGTCAGGATTTATAATTTCTGATTTAGGGGCTCGTGTGGCAAATCAAAATCTCAGTCGTTCCACTCTTTCTTCTCGGCGCCTTGTTATCGTGACAGGGTTGTCTGGAGCGGGGAAATCGACAGCGCTCAAAGCGTTAGAGGATTGTGGCTTTCATAGTGTTGATAACCTCCCATTAGATGTGATTGAAATGGTAACGCCTGCGCTCTTGATGGAAGGAAATGTTGCCATTGGTGTTGATAGCCGTACTCAGGGCTTCGACGCTGCCCTTCTTCGAAAGAGTGTTGAACATCTCAAGTCGACAACTAATATCATTGCTGAAATACTCTTTTTGGACGCGGCTGATTCTATTTTAGTCCAGCGGTATTCAGAGACCCGCCGTATTCATCCGCTTTCAAAAGATCGCCCTATAGAAGACGGCATTTCAATGGAACGGTCCTTACTGGATCCGGTCCGAAAGTATGCGAGCAGCACCATTGACACTACAACTATGTCAACGACAGATACGCGGCTTTTGGTGAAGGACAGAATGGGATCAGAAGAGGCAAAACTGGTGCTCACTCTCATGTCTTTTGGCTATTCTAAAGGCATACCTCGGGGAGCAGATTTGGTTTTTGATGTGAGGTTTCTTAGAAATCCGCATTATGAAACTGCATTGAAACCTCTGACAGGACAGACGGCGGCTGTGCAATCCTATGTTGCCGATGACCCAGCCTATGAGCCCTTTGTGACAAAGGTCGTTGATTTGCTTTCGTTTTTGATGCCAAAATATAAGGCGGAAGGGAAAAGTTATTTAACCATCGCTTTTGGCTGTACCGGCGGAAAGCATCGATCAGTGATGATGGTTGAAAAATTTTCTGGATTGCTCGATGAGGACGGATTAGAGTTACATTGTTGGCACAGAGATATGCCAAAAGACTAAGGAATTACCTTAGGAATTTTATCTATAGGTGTGGGAGTTTGATATGATTGGAATGGTACTGGTGACTCATGGTCGCTTAGCGGAAGAATTTATTGCTGCGACAGAGCATGTGGTTGGACCTCAGGATTTTATTCAAGCAATATGTATCGGCCCTGATGATGATATGGAAATTCGGCGGGAAGAGATCCAGAAAGCGGTCGCAGAAACCAATTGTGATAACGGTGTTATTCTGCTGACGGATATGTTTGGTGGCACTCCCTCGAACCTTGCCATCTCTCTTTTGGAGAAAGATCGTGTGGAAGTAATCGCAGGTATTAATCTGCCGATGCTCATTAAACTCGCCAGTGTGAGGCGCGACTCTTCCCTTGATCAAGCTGTCGAAGCTGCAAAAGAAGCAGGCATCAAATATATCAATGTTGCTAGTCATGTATTGGGCAGCTAATGATCTCCTTAACAGCCACCCTCCTCAATAGACGAGGCCTGCACGCACGGGCTTCAGCAAAATTCGTACGGCTTGTTGAAGACTGTGATCTCTCTGTAGAGGTCACAAAGGGAGCCACCACTGTTAACGGTAAATCCATTATGGGATTATTGATGCTAGGAGCCGCACAAGGCGATTCGATCACGCTGAGTCTCTCTGGCCCAGAAGAAGAGTCACTCTCTCAAGCTTTGAAGGCACTCATTGAAGATAAATTCGGTGAATCAGAGTAGTTTTCGCTCCTTTTAAGAATTTTTTAAGCAGTTTAATATAATCATATAAAGATATCTTTATCTTTTGGACTTCTGGTGCTATACAGCTACCAAATTTACATATATGTCGATAGGAGTTGACTATGGCTGACTATAAAATTGCTGACCTTTCTCTTGCAGATTGGGGCCGTAAAGAAATTAATATAGCTGAAACAGAAATGCCGGGTTTGATGGCCTTGCGGGATGAATATGGTGACGAGCAACCTTTGAAGGGAGCGCGGATTGCAGGATGTTTGCATATGACAATTCAGACTGCTGTCTTGATCGAAACGCTCACTGCACTTGGTGCGACAGTTCGCTGGTCTTCTTGTAATATTTTCTCTACCCAGGATCATGCTGCTGCGGCAATGGCTGCTTCAGGCATTCCTGTCTTTGCTTGGAAAGGCGAAACAGAAGAAGAAGCTGAATGGTGTATTCATCAGACAATTAAGGGTCCAGAGGGTTGGACACCTAATATTGTTCTTGATGATGGAGGAGACCTAACACAGATTCTTCATACGGACTATCCAGAGATTATGGCGGCGTGTAAGGGTATTTCAGAGGAAACGACAACAGGCGTTCTCCGCCTTTATGAGATGGCAAAAGAAGGCCGTCTGCTTGTGCCTGCTATTAACGTAAATGATAGTGTAACAAAATCTAAATTTGATAATCTTTATGGCTGTCGTGAAAGTCTTGTGGACGGCGTGAAACGTGCAACTGATGTCATGATTGCAGGTAAAATTGCAGTTGTC is a window from the Temperatibacter marinus genome containing:
- a CDS encoding HPr kinase/phosphorylase, with product MLVHGTALEVNGQAILLRGASGAGKSDLALRLLAKGAKLIGDDYVVLSQADRSVFVRAAPELHGMLEVRGVGIIYVSEVLPLDTPYPLFAVVDLCDREDVPRMPEDEDAQTEILGIAVKRLALHSFDASTPLKIALVCGQDL
- a CDS encoding response regulator transcription factor — protein: MTATIALVDDDRNILTSVTIALESEGFRVRTYPDGQKAYDALSKNPADLAVFDIKMPRMDGMELLRKIREVSDMPVIFLTSKDEEIDQLLGLRMGADDYIGKPFSQRLLIERIRALLRRTEMRAKPPSDRKNDAVEISEEEVMVRGHLELDSLRHSVKWKDQSVTLTVTEFLILQSLTQHPGHVKSRDNLMDSAYSDDVYVDDRTIDSHIKRLRKKFRKVDGEFSAIETLYGVGYRYKQD
- a CDS encoding HPr family phosphocarrier protein, encoding MISLTATLLNRRGLHARASAKFVRLVEDCDLSVEVTKGATTVNGKSIMGLLMLGAAQGDSITLSLSGPEEESLSQALKALIEDKFGESE
- a CDS encoding phosphoenolpyruvate carboxylase, encoding MQGHTKHSYFSSAWSKASDFLQDPALLDSCESALKGTAKELVQKRALRMQAQLGTVNEGENLEKLRTVLRRLKDGHGGTRNFIEFQQLCSQELGGIVLTAHPTFAFHEDVRNSIKDGLLSGETTAFENLRPEGSPTLEEERNQAEEAVHNLRSAHRKVIRIAFEVAQEAYPEEWHEFDPCILTLASWVGFDLDGRTDITWSTSLDFRYHLALEGLTDLIVKADEILGQCDNNNLKIVREQLQFLLETFTKGRSLLQEEEAADQQTFAQLNHVAMEHKVQKEAAIEKIEDALGHLMKAEASDQALIDFGVFRAEWKTFGLGLCHIHFRLNAAQLHNAIRGKIGLTRSPDRSASRRHYLAAISKLLDTVEPVNIHYGTLNKEKTTARRVFMLAAQFEKHFDGRTPIRMLVAESDTPFTMLTALYYARLFDVDDHVEISPLFETALGLQRGDRVIDELLDNPHFDRYIRKQGRFCVQLGFSDSGRYIGQLAANLAIERFKLRLTRLWKKRGLTDVQLLFFDTHGESIGRGAHPASLQDRFLYTHTPEVRRNLSGLLVPHKHEVSFQGGDGYLWFTSPESSLAVLTNFLDARLSSRQVDDGDHLYSYSGWSLDYFLTLREFQEQMSDSSGYVALVDSIGRNMLYPTGSRATKRQGPGSGGQEMEKVSQLRAIPHNATLQQLGYMANSVAGLAPAIDFASERFSTVYENSPRLRRLVDIAMHAAKYSSVHVLRGYQEMMNSDSWLTLSESIENQDQKERMRRLSNTLEDMFRQEKLAHEVRKLRRDGEQLNDILSDEASPIIGDAKHSDVWCQLHETRMALLQFIYMKAMEIPRFSSRLDISLKDMLDDLFHLDIESSLDKLEKIFPLDVKHSDDIAYGEDQTFEDRYQGYDREHERIFKPIRKAYDLVLTISALLGHEIGAFG
- a CDS encoding PTS sugar transporter subunit IIA, producing MIGMVLVTHGRLAEEFIAATEHVVGPQDFIQAICIGPDDDMEIRREEIQKAVAETNCDNGVILLTDMFGGTPSNLAISLLEKDRVEVIAGINLPMLIKLASVRRDSSLDQAVEAAKEAGIKYINVASHVLGS
- the rapZ gene encoding RNase adapter RapZ; the encoded protein is MANQNLSRSTLSSRRLVIVTGLSGAGKSTALKALEDCGFHSVDNLPLDVIEMVTPALLMEGNVAIGVDSRTQGFDAALLRKSVEHLKSTTNIIAEILFLDAADSILVQRYSETRRIHPLSKDRPIEDGISMERSLLDPVRKYASSTIDTTTMSTTDTRLLVKDRMGSEEAKLVLTLMSFGYSKGIPRGADLVFDVRFLRNPHYETALKPLTGQTAAVQSYVADDPAYEPFVTKVVDLLSFLMPKYKAEGKSYLTIAFGCTGGKHRSVMMVEKFSGLLDEDGLELHCWHRDMPKD
- a CDS encoding stimulus-sensing domain-containing protein, with translation MVPPKHKSDQKAGLSSGLYTRGYSPLMFRVMLINLLAVVILAGGVLYVNQFRYELLQRTTANLEVQAEIIAAAIGEAAQGDEDIDSSVARPIINRLVGPTNVRARLFSTEEKLIIDSRFLSGENKVIAEPLPDPRDEQSLLQRFEESLYRAIDYFADQKEFPLQNEETGPNAFALPEVKKALEGMPETILRRQQDGLIVVNIALPIQRFRRVLGSLHISATTEDIEAIVRAEQFSIIRVFLYAFAVTLMLSFFLGRTLATPIRTLARAAVRVRRGIGKEVSLPEFSQRKDEIGDLSRALSDMTRALYNQIDAVERFAADVAHELKNPLTSMRSALETIKLTDKKEHKERLLAILEDDVQRLDRLISDISDASRLDAELTRSKMDPVDLEVLLKNMIHTYQQTSCAEGPLIEMKASDGKDYKVLGIEERLSQVWRNIIDNALTFTPQDKTIRLELSSNEKLITIRIEDEGQGLSKGAEDKIFKRFYSERPDHDDHHALSGGGGHSGLGLAISKQVVEAHGGTIHASNRMTDKEEILGARFEVRLPAMHRE
- the ahcY gene encoding adenosylhomocysteinase, with protein sequence MADYKIADLSLADWGRKEINIAETEMPGLMALRDEYGDEQPLKGARIAGCLHMTIQTAVLIETLTALGATVRWSSCNIFSTQDHAAAAMAASGIPVFAWKGETEEEAEWCIHQTIKGPEGWTPNIVLDDGGDLTQILHTDYPEIMAACKGISEETTTGVLRLYEMAKEGRLLVPAINVNDSVTKSKFDNLYGCRESLVDGVKRATDVMIAGKIAVVCGFGDVGKGSAESLRSQGARVLVTEIDPICALQACMQGYEVVTMDDAKSIGDIFVTTTGNVDIITLEHMRDMKDRAIVCNIGHFDSEIQIAGLENYKWEEVKPQVDEVVFPDGKRLIVLAKGRLVNLGCATGHPSFVMSASFTNQVLAQIELWKNAAAYKKEVYVLPKHLDEKVAELHLAKLGAKLTKLSQEQADYINVPVEGPYKPEHYRY